A window of the Dongshaea marina genome harbors these coding sequences:
- a CDS encoding oxidative stress defense protein, producing MKKMMLAALLALSSTLPLAAHAIDVPEAPHVITSGYAEVKAAPDMATLSFSVTQSNKESLAAKQQVDERVGKFLTELEQLGIAKTDIEAGNLITNPEYRYPKDQPRELTGYRATRQLTVRLNKLDDLSKLVDSALKVGINQVNRISYGVKEADKLKRKALQLAIKDSKHKASLLARSYDAKLGKVYAIEYQPQATPGPMPRYGMNMMAMEAKTNTYVKNDITFSDSIQVVFKLKE from the coding sequence ATGAAAAAAATGATGTTGGCAGCCCTGCTGGCCTTAAGCTCGACTCTTCCTCTTGCCGCCCATGCCATCGATGTTCCCGAGGCACCCCATGTGATCACCAGTGGCTATGCCGAAGTCAAAGCTGCGCCGGATATGGCAACTCTGTCATTTTCAGTCACACAATCCAATAAAGAGAGTTTGGCAGCCAAACAACAGGTAGACGAGAGAGTTGGGAAATTCCTCACTGAATTAGAACAGTTGGGGATTGCTAAAACCGATATCGAAGCGGGGAATCTCATCACCAATCCTGAATATCGCTACCCTAAGGATCAGCCCCGTGAGCTGACAGGGTACCGAGCGACCCGGCAATTGACGGTTCGGCTCAATAAGCTCGATGATCTCAGCAAGTTGGTCGATAGTGCTCTCAAGGTAGGGATCAATCAAGTCAACCGGATCAGTTATGGTGTGAAAGAGGCAGATAAGCTAAAGCGTAAGGCTCTGCAGCTCGCGATCAAAGACTCTAAACATAAGGCGAGTCTCTTGGCTCGCTCTTATGATGCCAAATTGGGTAAGGTTTACGCGATTGAATATCAGCCTCAGGCCACCCCTGGCCCAATGCCTCGCTATGGAATGAATATGATGGCGATGGAAGCAAAGACTAACACTTACGTTAAAAACGATATTACTTTCAGTGATTCTATTCAGGTGGTGTTTAAGCTTAAAGAATAA
- a CDS encoding SDR family NAD(P)-dependent oxidoreductase, with protein MNRIIIITGTRKGIGKSLAEYYLEQGDTVFGCSRGESSIMHENYSHYCLDVSDEKSVVKMVRDVKRKHSRIDVLLNNTGIASMNHFLSTPLSVARKIFDTNYFGTFLFSREVSKVMLKKGFGRIVNYTTVASAFRLEGESIYASSKAAIENLTQTISNELAPYGITINAIGPTPVETDLIKAVPKNKINDLLARQAIPRFGNFDDIKNVIDFFIDKKSDFITGQVIYLGGVNN; from the coding sequence ATGAATAGGATAATTATAATTACAGGTACCCGAAAGGGCATAGGTAAAAGTCTAGCCGAGTATTATTTGGAGCAAGGGGATACTGTTTTTGGGTGCAGTCGTGGTGAGTCGAGCATAATGCATGAAAATTATTCTCACTATTGTCTTGATGTTTCTGATGAGAAATCAGTTGTAAAAATGGTCAGGGATGTAAAAAGAAAACACTCCCGTATTGATGTGCTGCTCAACAATACAGGAATAGCTTCAATGAATCATTTTTTATCAACACCTTTGAGTGTCGCAAGAAAAATATTTGATACAAACTATTTTGGAACTTTTTTATTTTCAAGAGAAGTCTCAAAGGTTATGCTAAAGAAAGGATTTGGTCGGATAGTTAACTATACAACAGTAGCTTCAGCATTTAGGTTAGAAGGTGAATCTATTTATGCATCAAGCAAAGCTGCTATTGAAAATTTGACCCAAACTATATCTAATGAGTTAGCTCCATATGGAATAACAATAAATGCGATAGGTCCAACGCCAGTAGAAACAGATCTAATAAAAGCTGTTCCTAAAAATAAAATTAATGATTTATTAGCTCGGCAAGCTATACCAAGATTTGGAAATTTTGATGACATAAAGAATGTTATTGATTTTTTCATAGACAAAAAAAGTGATTTTATAACTGGACAGGTTATTTATCTTGGAGGCGTCAATAATTAG
- the wecA gene encoding UDP-N-acetylglucosamine--undecaprenyl-phosphate N-acetylglucosaminephosphotransferase: protein MRKVARRVGLLDKPSGRKKHKGSIPLVGGISLFIGVTCYLVLTSFSTPGSILYFGCALVLLIVGVLDDRFDLSVKSRMLIQLIVTVVMMVVGNLWLKSFGNLLGFGELNLRIGGIGYLVTVLGVIGAINAFNMVDGIDGLLGGLASVTLAGLGYWFYMAGLHQLAAFCFAFIAATIPYILLNLGIPWGRKFKVFMGDAGSMVIGFSVIWLLMQATQGTHTTMRPVTALWLVAIPLMDMVAIMARRIKKGQSPFKPDRNHLHHILLRAGFTSGQTLLVICVMSALLACIGLTGEMQDIPAPVMLLSFLVLFVLYNLAIRHIWRVTKLIRRFNRPSVKAGNKPGSLL from the coding sequence ATGCGCAAAGTCGCACGGCGTGTCGGTCTGCTTGATAAACCCAGTGGGCGAAAAAAGCACAAGGGTTCCATTCCCTTAGTTGGTGGTATCTCTCTTTTCATCGGAGTGACCTGTTATCTGGTACTTACCTCCTTTTCTACACCTGGCTCGATTCTCTATTTTGGCTGTGCCCTGGTGCTACTTATCGTCGGGGTACTGGATGATAGGTTCGATCTGAGTGTCAAGAGTCGGATGCTGATCCAGCTGATCGTGACTGTAGTCATGATGGTTGTCGGCAATTTATGGCTTAAATCTTTTGGAAATCTTTTAGGGTTCGGAGAGCTCAATCTTCGCATCGGTGGAATCGGTTATCTGGTCACTGTGTTAGGTGTTATCGGTGCCATCAATGCATTCAATATGGTTGACGGTATCGACGGCCTGCTTGGTGGGTTAGCGAGCGTAACCTTGGCTGGACTGGGCTACTGGTTTTATATGGCTGGCCTTCATCAACTGGCAGCCTTCTGTTTTGCCTTCATCGCTGCAACTATCCCCTATATTTTGCTCAACCTTGGGATCCCCTGGGGCCGTAAGTTCAAAGTCTTTATGGGCGATGCTGGGAGCATGGTGATCGGTTTTAGCGTGATCTGGCTGCTGATGCAGGCAACGCAGGGAACTCATACAACAATGCGTCCAGTCACCGCTCTATGGCTGGTCGCTATTCCCCTGATGGATATGGTGGCTATCATGGCGCGGCGGATTAAAAAGGGTCAATCTCCCTTCAAACCAGATCGTAACCATCTACATCATATTCTGTTGCGTGCTGGCTTCACTTCAGGGCAAACCCTGTTAGTGATCTGTGTGATGTCTGCCCTTCTGGCTTGTATCGGCCTGACAGGTGAGATGCAAGATATTCCAGCCCCTGTGATGTTGTTGAGCTTTTTAGTCCTGTTTGTGCTGTATAACCTAGCGATCCGACACATCTGGCGAGTGACTAAGCTTATTCGTCGTTTTAATCGCCCCTCCGTAAAGGCTGGCAATAAGCCCGGGAGTTTGCTGTAA
- a CDS encoding SLBB domain-containing protein, with protein MKRITIRQIIRYAKISMLGLCSLTAISNTTWAFTPSAQQISEFQKLPESQQKALAQQYGVDLSQFQATGSSDGQQQKQPVVPTIGQRQVDYQKNSQRSDTQKASPYQDKKLKPFGYDVFAGQPTSSTPLNDIPVPDDYMIGPGDELKIQLYGKENQQFSLDVSRSGEVDFPNLGPISVAGQTFSELKKSLKERVAKQMIGVDIAVSLGSLRTIPVFVLGDAYQPGAYNVNALTTVSQALIAAGGIDTVGSLRNIEIKRHGKLVEHLDLYQMLLKGNSKGDIRLRAGDVVFIPAKGPTVAISGQVQRPAIYELKGKETFAQAIANAGGIKAKGAKNDIALKRQTNSGIKVYTLNLTNKSDRSFRIENGDQLKVKKQSSQLTSYIKLKGAVVRPGVYQYHKGIRVSDLLTSINSSLTQGTDLDYALLVRKINLQGDIETYQFNLKDAILNKGSKDDLKLSNKDEILVFSEARASSNQSDDNSDLSNSDNNQATGNQKHSAYSGQQGQQGQQGQQGQQGQQGQQGQQGQYQQGQYQAQANSQAQSSGQDRLQQLQDNGIKKLSLTSLEQKTTSEQISDYSRNALLDPIIEELRLQANINQPVQIIEISGAVRYPGVYPLSVGERLSDLVRAAGGLEESADLNTAEMSRVTIVNGRQQITHKRFDLGTSLNSKVGGDFELQSKDRVNIFTKPEWREESSVTLKGEVKFPGTYTIQQGETLDDVIKRAGGLTRFAYPQGAVLSRESLKEQEASQIEMMKKQMEQEIAQLTLRRQTSVAQYPSSPSEAMKVVDELQNAKPVGRLVINLPAILKGNEQDDVMLQGGDLLYVPVKQKVISVVGQVQFPASFVFDPRESVSDYLNKAGGTKAQADDDRIYVIRANGSVMLPNNSYWFSRKNDELQPGDTIVVPINSNYLDKLSIASTATQMLYQIGVAYKAISD; from the coding sequence ATGAAAAGGATAACAATAAGACAGATCATCCGCTATGCGAAGATCTCCATGTTGGGGCTGTGTAGCTTGACGGCAATCTCTAACACGACTTGGGCCTTTACCCCCAGTGCTCAGCAGATTTCCGAGTTTCAAAAACTGCCGGAATCACAGCAAAAGGCCTTAGCCCAGCAATATGGTGTTGATCTCAGCCAGTTTCAGGCAACAGGGTCTTCTGATGGACAACAGCAAAAGCAACCTGTTGTCCCAACCATAGGGCAAAGGCAGGTTGATTACCAAAAAAATAGTCAGCGTAGCGATACACAGAAAGCCTCTCCCTATCAGGATAAAAAGCTAAAACCCTTTGGTTATGATGTGTTTGCAGGCCAGCCAACCAGCAGCACACCTCTAAATGATATTCCGGTTCCTGATGATTATATGATTGGCCCGGGCGATGAGCTTAAGATCCAGCTCTATGGCAAGGAAAATCAGCAGTTTTCATTAGATGTGAGCCGTTCAGGAGAAGTCGACTTTCCGAATCTCGGGCCGATTTCTGTTGCAGGGCAAACCTTTAGTGAGCTGAAAAAGTCCCTGAAGGAGCGAGTTGCTAAGCAGATGATTGGGGTGGATATTGCAGTGAGCCTGGGTTCACTTCGTACCATCCCGGTATTTGTTTTGGGCGATGCTTATCAGCCCGGAGCCTATAACGTCAATGCCTTGACCACAGTATCACAAGCCCTGATTGCCGCAGGGGGGATCGACACAGTTGGCTCACTGCGTAATATTGAGATCAAACGTCACGGCAAACTGGTTGAGCATCTTGATCTCTACCAGATGCTGCTTAAGGGTAACTCTAAGGGTGATATTCGCCTTCGGGCCGGTGATGTGGTGTTTATCCCCGCCAAGGGGCCGACGGTGGCAATCAGCGGCCAGGTACAGCGCCCTGCCATCTATGAACTCAAGGGTAAAGAGACCTTTGCCCAGGCGATTGCCAATGCCGGTGGTATCAAAGCCAAGGGTGCTAAAAATGATATTGCGCTTAAGCGACAGACTAACTCGGGTATTAAGGTCTATACCCTGAACCTGACTAATAAGAGCGACCGCAGTTTCCGAATCGAAAACGGTGACCAGCTTAAGGTTAAAAAGCAGAGCTCTCAGCTCACCAGTTACATCAAGCTCAAGGGAGCAGTCGTTCGTCCTGGTGTCTACCAGTATCACAAGGGGATACGAGTTTCCGATCTGTTAACGTCAATTAACTCTTCGCTTACTCAAGGGACAGATCTGGATTACGCACTGCTGGTGCGTAAGATCAACCTGCAGGGCGATATCGAGACTTACCAGTTTAACCTTAAGGATGCCATCTTAAACAAGGGTAGTAAGGATGATCTGAAGCTTAGCAATAAAGATGAGATCCTGGTGTTCAGTGAGGCTCGGGCCAGCAGCAATCAAAGCGATGATAACTCTGATCTGAGCAATAGTGATAATAATCAAGCAACAGGTAATCAGAAGCATAGTGCATACAGTGGTCAGCAGGGTCAGCAGGGTCAGCAGGGTCAGCAGGGTCAGCAGGGTCAGCAGGGTCAGCAGGGTCAGCAGGGTCAGTATCAGCAGGGCCAATACCAGGCGCAAGCTAATTCCCAAGCCCAATCATCCGGGCAGGATAGACTCCAGCAGCTGCAGGATAACGGGATCAAAAAGCTTAGCCTGACCTCGTTGGAGCAAAAGACGACCAGTGAACAGATCTCCGATTATTCCCGTAATGCTCTATTGGATCCGATTATTGAAGAGCTGCGCCTGCAGGCGAATATCAATCAACCGGTGCAGATCATTGAGATCAGCGGTGCGGTGAGGTACCCCGGGGTATATCCACTTAGTGTTGGTGAGCGGCTAAGTGATCTAGTGAGAGCTGCCGGAGGCCTCGAGGAGTCAGCCGATCTTAATACTGCCGAGATGAGCCGGGTGACCATAGTGAATGGTCGCCAGCAGATCACCCATAAGCGCTTTGATCTTGGGACTAGCCTTAACTCTAAGGTTGGGGGTGATTTCGAGCTTCAGTCTAAGGACAGAGTGAATATCTTTACCAAGCCTGAGTGGCGAGAAGAGAGCAGTGTAACTTTGAAAGGGGAGGTGAAGTTCCCTGGTACATACACCATCCAGCAGGGGGAGACTCTGGATGATGTGATAAAGCGTGCTGGCGGTCTCACTCGTTTTGCATATCCACAGGGCGCAGTGCTAAGCCGTGAAAGCCTTAAAGAGCAGGAAGCATCTCAGATCGAGATGATGAAAAAGCAGATGGAGCAAGAGATTGCTCAGCTAACTCTGCGTCGTCAAACCAGTGTAGCCCAATATCCATCCTCACCAAGTGAAGCGATGAAGGTGGTTGACGAGCTGCAAAATGCCAAACCGGTTGGACGTTTGGTCATCAACCTGCCAGCCATCCTCAAAGGAAACGAGCAGGATGATGTGATGCTCCAAGGTGGAGATCTCCTGTATGTGCCGGTGAAGCAGAAGGTAATCAGTGTTGTAGGCCAAGTACAATTCCCTGCAAGCTTTGTGTTTGACCCTCGTGAGAGCGTGAGTGATTATCTCAATAAGGCAGGTGGTACCAAGGCTCAAGCTGATGACGATCGCATCTATGTGATCCGAGCTAACGGATCTGTGATGCTGCCAAACAACTCTTATTGGTTCAGCCGTAAGAATGATGAATTGCAACCAGGTGATACCATTGTTGTACCAATCAATAGCAACTACCTGGATAAGCTGAGTATTGCCAGCACAGCAACCCAGATGCTGTATCAGATTGGTGTAGCATATAAGGCAATCAGCGACTAA
- a CDS encoding Wzz/FepE/Etk N-terminal domain-containing protein, whose protein sequence is MNESVKENQIIYVPVQQAIGPIEQQKDVEIDLRELFGVLWKSKLVIIACAFIFAIAGVIYSLMLPNLYQSSALLAPVQQQNQMSSLASKYGGLASLAGIDLGGGSGGDQTQLALATLQSREFITHFIHQHHLLPELMAAKKWDKSDNKIIFNSAIYNAKSNNWVGRSIGNETVSKPTDQDAYKTLSNMLSVNKDKETGFVTISINSISPYIAKQWVSWLIIDLNQWMKMKDIDSSKRNIQYLEQQLNKTSISDMQTVFYQLIESQTKKLMLAEAQNEYVFKTIDKAVVPDVKIGPRRLMIILLSFFSGLIISSLIIITKYFVCNYN, encoded by the coding sequence ATGAATGAATCAGTGAAGGAAAACCAGATCATCTATGTTCCGGTTCAACAAGCTATTGGACCTATTGAGCAACAAAAGGATGTTGAAATCGATCTTAGAGAGTTATTTGGTGTTCTTTGGAAGAGCAAGTTGGTCATCATAGCCTGTGCGTTTATCTTTGCTATAGCTGGTGTGATCTACAGTCTGATGCTTCCAAATCTTTACCAGTCATCAGCATTGCTGGCACCAGTGCAGCAGCAAAATCAGATGAGCTCATTAGCTTCTAAATACGGAGGTTTAGCATCTTTAGCTGGTATCGATCTGGGAGGTGGTAGTGGTGGCGACCAAACTCAACTAGCGCTTGCAACCTTACAATCACGAGAGTTTATTACTCACTTTATCCATCAGCACCATTTACTGCCAGAGCTGATGGCAGCAAAAAAATGGGACAAGTCAGATAACAAAATCATCTTTAACTCTGCTATCTATAATGCAAAATCTAATAACTGGGTAGGAAGATCCATTGGTAATGAAACAGTTAGTAAACCGACAGATCAAGATGCATACAAGACATTAAGTAATATGCTCAGTGTAAATAAAGATAAAGAAACTGGATTTGTTACTATATCTATCAATAGCATATCGCCTTACATAGCCAAGCAGTGGGTCAGTTGGCTGATAATAGATTTGAATCAGTGGATGAAAATGAAAGATATTGATTCATCTAAGCGTAATATTCAATACCTTGAGCAGCAATTAAACAAAACTTCAATCTCGGATATGCAAACAGTCTTCTATCAATTAATTGAGTCGCAAACAAAGAAATTGATGCTGGCTGAAGCTCAAAATGAGTATGTATTTAAAACTATTGATAAAGCAGTTGTTCCAGATGTAAAAATAGGCCCCAGACGATTAATGATAATTTTATTATCTTTTTTTTCTGGTCTGATTATTAGTTCTTTAATTATAATTACAAAATATTTTGTTTGTAATTATAATTAA
- the serA gene encoding phosphoglycerate dehydrogenase, with translation MMTRLSLDKEQLKVVLLEGIHPNASEIFKREGYHNITTLSGSLPPKDLVKTLKDARFVGIRSRTQLTPEILRQLPKLAGIGCFCIGTNQIALDAAQLMGIPVFNAPFSNTRSVAELVLGEILLLMRGIPKQNMLTHRGIWDKTARNAVEARGKTLGIIGYGHIGTQLGVMAENIGMKVCYYDIQNKLSLGNATQISYLNQLLAISDVVSLHVPETELTHQMIGARELSRMKPGSILINAARGHVVDIDALAEALRAEHIGGAAIDVYPQEPKANGDPFDCPLQEFDNVILTPHIGGSTQEAQKNIGTEVAEKLTRYSDNGTTLSAVNFPEVTLPPHNDACRLLHIHHNRPGVLTAMNHVFADSGINIAAQYLQTNADIGYVVTDVETENGEQLLTQLKQIEGTIRARILY, from the coding sequence ATAATGACTCGCCTATCCCTCGACAAGGAGCAGCTCAAGGTGGTGCTGCTAGAAGGAATCCATCCCAACGCCAGCGAAATTTTCAAACGCGAAGGTTACCACAATATCACCACTTTGTCCGGTAGTTTACCCCCTAAAGATCTGGTAAAAACCCTCAAAGATGCGCGCTTTGTCGGCATTCGCTCGCGAACTCAACTTACTCCCGAGATTTTGCGCCAGCTGCCCAAGCTTGCGGGGATCGGTTGCTTCTGCATTGGCACCAACCAAATCGCTCTCGATGCAGCACAGCTGATGGGGATACCTGTATTTAATGCACCATTTTCCAACACTCGCAGCGTAGCAGAGTTGGTATTGGGCGAGATTTTACTTCTAATGCGCGGCATTCCAAAGCAAAATATGCTCACCCACCGGGGGATTTGGGATAAAACCGCCCGTAATGCGGTTGAAGCACGAGGCAAGACCCTGGGGATCATTGGCTATGGCCACATAGGAACCCAGCTCGGAGTCATGGCCGAGAACATCGGGATGAAAGTTTGTTACTACGATATTCAGAATAAACTATCGTTGGGGAACGCAACCCAGATCAGTTATCTCAATCAGCTTCTGGCAATCTCGGATGTGGTGTCACTGCATGTGCCAGAAACTGAGCTCACTCATCAGATGATAGGCGCCCGCGAGCTTTCCCGGATGAAACCTGGTTCAATCCTTATAAATGCGGCGCGGGGCCATGTAGTGGATATCGATGCCTTGGCGGAAGCCCTGCGCGCTGAACATATTGGTGGAGCAGCTATCGACGTATACCCACAAGAGCCAAAGGCCAATGGCGACCCATTTGATTGCCCGCTACAGGAGTTTGATAATGTGATCCTGACTCCGCATATCGGGGGATCAACCCAGGAGGCGCAGAAGAATATCGGAACAGAAGTTGCTGAAAAACTCACCCGCTACTCTGACAACGGTACGACCCTTTCAGCCGTAAACTTCCCTGAGGTCACCCTACCCCCTCACAACGATGCCTGTCGGCTGCTGCATATCCACCACAATCGTCCGGGTGTGTTAACGGCTATGAACCATGTGTTTGCCGATTCCGGAATCAATATCGCCGCCCAATACCTGCAGACCAATGCAGATATCGGTTATGTAGTCACGGATGTTGAAACAGAAAATGGGGAACAGTTGCTTACTCAACTGAAACAGATTGAAGGGACTATCAGGGCGAGGATCTTGTATTAG
- a CDS encoding capsule assembly Wzi family protein, with protein sequence MRCWQASFIAFAFLNIHVAKASPWVEPDDPMLRVNLQQLADAGYIKAPLTTFPLQWALLNDDLQKIDPLKLPDYLNLAYRYVKHYYNDARLGRGTSRLKMLSTTQAPYRLGYGSFARDEWGVYSSYEHTDAKFSFRVNANYAKQTDGDKKFNYQGSYAAIANGSLTVAVGELERWWGPGWQSSLSWSQNSNAVPAISTSWFGLQNPILGDWSFISLVGQLDSTSPNNYLWASRISSKPWQWLELGGSFQSYWGASGQARYDEFPKVITDQEDTARRQTSLDMRIQLPSMGEVSQGIYGQIVSGQQQTKLSSYLYGYETSWFLAGQQAHLVFERQKLHDDYWLLNDDDPNLMVNEDRTINDQRLATLWSAGGIFFLVTSINCNCLFIGLTLKQNLSFIKPLWNISCRYGRGNFIWAPIIVLSMLMMIAWVCGLAGTFAFRSRWEA encoded by the coding sequence GTGCGTTGTTGGCAAGCCTCTTTCATTGCGTTCGCTTTTTTGAATATACATGTTGCTAAGGCCTCTCCCTGGGTTGAGCCGGATGATCCAATGCTGCGGGTTAACCTGCAGCAGCTGGCTGATGCGGGTTACATCAAGGCTCCGCTCACCACCTTTCCGCTGCAGTGGGCCTTGCTTAATGATGATCTGCAAAAAATAGATCCGCTCAAGCTTCCAGACTATTTGAATCTTGCGTATCGGTATGTAAAGCATTACTACAATGATGCACGTCTTGGTAGGGGCACCTCACGACTTAAGATGCTGAGTACCACCCAGGCTCCTTATCGATTGGGTTATGGCTCTTTTGCCCGGGATGAGTGGGGTGTGTATTCAAGCTATGAACATACAGATGCCAAGTTCTCATTTCGGGTGAATGCAAACTATGCCAAGCAGACCGATGGCGACAAAAAATTTAATTATCAGGGAAGCTATGCCGCGATTGCCAATGGCTCGCTGACTGTTGCTGTGGGAGAGTTGGAGCGTTGGTGGGGGCCTGGCTGGCAATCAAGCCTCAGTTGGTCACAAAATTCTAACGCTGTGCCTGCAATATCTACCTCTTGGTTTGGTTTACAAAATCCTATACTGGGTGATTGGTCCTTCATCAGCTTAGTAGGGCAGCTCGACTCGACCAGCCCCAATAATTACCTGTGGGCCAGCAGGATTAGCTCGAAACCATGGCAGTGGTTGGAGCTAGGGGGGTCGTTTCAGAGCTACTGGGGGGCGTCCGGGCAAGCCCGTTATGACGAGTTTCCCAAAGTCATAACAGACCAGGAAGACACGGCAAGGCGGCAGACTAGTTTGGATATGCGGATTCAGCTTCCCAGTATGGGAGAGGTGAGCCAGGGGATTTATGGCCAGATAGTTAGCGGCCAGCAACAGACCAAACTTTCAAGTTACCTCTATGGTTATGAGACCAGCTGGTTCTTAGCAGGGCAACAGGCCCACCTGGTATTCGAGCGGCAAAAGCTTCACGATGATTACTGGCTGCTTAATGATGATGACCCCAACCTGATGGTCAATGAGGATCGGACCATCAATGATCAGCGGCTGGCAACCCTGTGGTCAGCCGGGGGTATCTTCTTTTTAGTAACGAGCATCAATTGCAACTGTTTGTTCATCGGATTAACCCTGAAACAGAATCTATCTTTTATCAAACCTCTTTGGAATATCAGTTGCCGCTATGGAAGGGGCAACTTCATTTGGGCACCGATTATCGTACTCAGCATGCTGATGATGATCGCCTGGGTATGTGGATTGGCTGGGACTTTCGCTTTTAGGAGTAGATGGGAAGCATGA